In Prunus dulcis chromosome 1, ALMONDv2, whole genome shotgun sequence, the following are encoded in one genomic region:
- the LOC117627772 gene encoding MLO-like protein 4 isoform X2, whose amino-acid sequence MEAVIQQQRSLAETPTYSVASVVTVMVFVCLLVERSIYRFGRWLKKTRRKALFASLEKIKEELMLLGLISLLLAQSASTKENAMLESSSPNKTEIPRGLINFSHQCGEGHEPFVSYEGLEQLHRFLFVLGITHVLYSCLAVALAMSKIYSWRKWENLDGPVADANLQAKKNKVMTRQSTFIFHHTSHPWSRNRLLIWMLCFLRQFKSSIQRSDYLALRLGFISKHKLPLSYNFHKYMVRSMEDEFQGILGISWPLWGYAIVCIFVNIHGLNIYFWLSFIPAILVMLVGTKLQHVVSSLALEIVEQTGPATGTQVKPRDDLFWFGKPVILLRLIQFIIFQNAFEMATFLWSLWGLEERSCFMKNHLMIVIRLTSGVLVQFWCSYSTVPLNVIVTQMGSRCKKALVAESVRDSLHSWCKRVKERSRRDSVHSHATRSVCSLDTTIDARDEITVASGTLSRSSSLDSLHQVTVASAEQPEAVLEPSEPPQHEYSFRVEEYLSESVRISASQPPTISDEDDEGNGMEEKVDTLLELFQKT is encoded by the exons ATGGAGGCGGTGATACAGCAACAAAGGTCCTTGGCCGAGACACCAACTTATTCAGTGGCTTCGGTTGTTACGGTTATGGTGTTTGTGTGCCTTCTGGTTGAAAGGTCAATCTACAGATTTGGAAGG TGGTTAAAGAAGACTAGGAGGAAAGCTCTATTTGCTTCTCTGGAGAAAATTAAGGAAG AGCTGATGCTGCTCGGGCTAATATCTTTGTTGTTGGCGCAATCAGCAAG CACCAAGGAGAATGCCATGCTAGAAAGTTCTTCTCCTAACAAGACTGAAATTCCAAGAGGATTAATTAACTTTTCTCATCAATGTGGTGAG GGCCATGAACCGTTTGTTTCATACGAGGGACTGGAGCAGCTGCATCGTTTCTTGTTTGTACTTGGGATCACCCATGTGTTGTATAGTTGTTTGGCTGTTGCCTTGGCTATGAGCAAG ATTTACAGTTGGAGGAAATGGGAAAATCTAGATGGTCCAGTGGCTGATGCCAATTTGCAAG caaagaaaaacaaagtcaTGACCCGGCAATCCacctttatttttcatcacACATCTCATCCATGGAGCAGGAATCGGCTTCTGATTTGGATG CTCTGCTTTCTACGACAATTTAAGAGTTCCATACAGAGATCTGATTACTTGGCTCTGCGTTTGGGCTTCATCAGT AAGCACAAACTTCCACtttcttataattttcataaatatatGGTCCGGAGTATGGAAGATGAATTTCAGGGCATTCTGGGTATTAG CTGGCCACTTTGGGGATATGCCATAGTGTGCATTTTCGTAAATATTCATG GTTTGAATATTTACTTTTGGCTTTCTTTCATCCCTGCCATT cTTGTCATGCTGGTTGGAACAAAGCTCCAGCATGTAGTCTCTTCCTTAGCACTTGAAATTGTGGAACAAACAGGGCCAGCTACTGGGACTCAAGTAAAGCCACGTGAtgatttgttttggtttgggaAACCGGTGATACTACTGAGGTTGATACAGTTCATCATATTTCAG AATGCATTTGAGATGGCAACTTTTCTCTGGTCCTTG TGGGGACTTGAGGAGAGATCATGCTTCATGAAAAACCACTTAATGATAGTTATCCGGTTGACCTCTGG TGTTCTTGTTCAGTTCTGGTGTAGCTACAGCACAGTGCCTCTGAACGTAATTGTCACACAG ATGGGATCACGGTGCAAGAAAGCTCTGGTTGCCGAGAGTGTCAGAGATTCACTCCATAGCTGGTGCAAGAGAGTAAAGGAGAGGTCTAGACGCGATTCTGTGCATTCGCATGCTACAAGGTCAGTTTGTTCACTTGATACGACAATTGATGCGAGAGATGAAATAACAGTTGCATCTGGCACTTTGTCTCGGAGCTCTTCCTTGGATTCACTCCATCAAGTAACTGTAGCGTCAGCGGAACAGCCTGAAGCTGTTCTTGAGCCGTCTGAACCACCTCAACATGAATACTCATTCCGAGTGGAAGAGTATTTATCTGAATCGGTAAGAATTAGTGCATCACAACCTCCAACCATCAGTGACGAAGATGATGAAGGCAATGGAATGGAAGAAAAGGTGGATACTCTTTTAGAGTTGTTTCAGAAAACTTGA
- the LOC117627772 gene encoding MLO-like protein 4 isoform X1, which produces MEAVIQQQRSLAETPTYSVASVVTVMVFVCLLVERSIYRFGRWLKKTRRKALFASLEKIKEELMLLGLISLLLAQSARWISEICVNSSLFTSQFYICSERDYSTKENAMLESSSPNKTEIPRGLINFSHQCGEGHEPFVSYEGLEQLHRFLFVLGITHVLYSCLAVALAMSKIYSWRKWENLDGPVADANLQAKKNKVMTRQSTFIFHHTSHPWSRNRLLIWMLCFLRQFKSSIQRSDYLALRLGFISKHKLPLSYNFHKYMVRSMEDEFQGILGISWPLWGYAIVCIFVNIHGLNIYFWLSFIPAILVMLVGTKLQHVVSSLALEIVEQTGPATGTQVKPRDDLFWFGKPVILLRLIQFIIFQNAFEMATFLWSLWGLEERSCFMKNHLMIVIRLTSGVLVQFWCSYSTVPLNVIVTQMGSRCKKALVAESVRDSLHSWCKRVKERSRRDSVHSHATRSVCSLDTTIDARDEITVASGTLSRSSSLDSLHQVTVASAEQPEAVLEPSEPPQHEYSFRVEEYLSESVRISASQPPTISDEDDEGNGMEEKVDTLLELFQKT; this is translated from the exons ATGGAGGCGGTGATACAGCAACAAAGGTCCTTGGCCGAGACACCAACTTATTCAGTGGCTTCGGTTGTTACGGTTATGGTGTTTGTGTGCCTTCTGGTTGAAAGGTCAATCTACAGATTTGGAAGG TGGTTAAAGAAGACTAGGAGGAAAGCTCTATTTGCTTCTCTGGAGAAAATTAAGGAAG AGCTGATGCTGCTCGGGCTAATATCTTTGTTGTTGGCGCAATCAGCAAGGTGGATCTCTGAGATTTGTGTaaattcttctcttttcaCCAGTCAATTTTATATCTGTTCTGAGAGAGATTACAGCACCAAGGAGAATGCCATGCTAGAAAGTTCTTCTCCTAACAAGACTGAAATTCCAAGAGGATTAATTAACTTTTCTCATCAATGTGGTGAG GGCCATGAACCGTTTGTTTCATACGAGGGACTGGAGCAGCTGCATCGTTTCTTGTTTGTACTTGGGATCACCCATGTGTTGTATAGTTGTTTGGCTGTTGCCTTGGCTATGAGCAAG ATTTACAGTTGGAGGAAATGGGAAAATCTAGATGGTCCAGTGGCTGATGCCAATTTGCAAG caaagaaaaacaaagtcaTGACCCGGCAATCCacctttatttttcatcacACATCTCATCCATGGAGCAGGAATCGGCTTCTGATTTGGATG CTCTGCTTTCTACGACAATTTAAGAGTTCCATACAGAGATCTGATTACTTGGCTCTGCGTTTGGGCTTCATCAGT AAGCACAAACTTCCACtttcttataattttcataaatatatGGTCCGGAGTATGGAAGATGAATTTCAGGGCATTCTGGGTATTAG CTGGCCACTTTGGGGATATGCCATAGTGTGCATTTTCGTAAATATTCATG GTTTGAATATTTACTTTTGGCTTTCTTTCATCCCTGCCATT cTTGTCATGCTGGTTGGAACAAAGCTCCAGCATGTAGTCTCTTCCTTAGCACTTGAAATTGTGGAACAAACAGGGCCAGCTACTGGGACTCAAGTAAAGCCACGTGAtgatttgttttggtttgggaAACCGGTGATACTACTGAGGTTGATACAGTTCATCATATTTCAG AATGCATTTGAGATGGCAACTTTTCTCTGGTCCTTG TGGGGACTTGAGGAGAGATCATGCTTCATGAAAAACCACTTAATGATAGTTATCCGGTTGACCTCTGG TGTTCTTGTTCAGTTCTGGTGTAGCTACAGCACAGTGCCTCTGAACGTAATTGTCACACAG ATGGGATCACGGTGCAAGAAAGCTCTGGTTGCCGAGAGTGTCAGAGATTCACTCCATAGCTGGTGCAAGAGAGTAAAGGAGAGGTCTAGACGCGATTCTGTGCATTCGCATGCTACAAGGTCAGTTTGTTCACTTGATACGACAATTGATGCGAGAGATGAAATAACAGTTGCATCTGGCACTTTGTCTCGGAGCTCTTCCTTGGATTCACTCCATCAAGTAACTGTAGCGTCAGCGGAACAGCCTGAAGCTGTTCTTGAGCCGTCTGAACCACCTCAACATGAATACTCATTCCGAGTGGAAGAGTATTTATCTGAATCGGTAAGAATTAGTGCATCACAACCTCCAACCATCAGTGACGAAGATGATGAAGGCAATGGAATGGAAGAAAAGGTGGATACTCTTTTAGAGTTGTTTCAGAAAACTTGA
- the LOC117615744 gene encoding multiple organellar RNA editing factor 1, mitochondrial isoform X1 encodes MALSSLRIRRTLCALSNLHRTLSATSALSFSHASSSPLLNGPTSAQSPVSHPKSWTLLLHSRTFRSSSLSSARSAPYDNNQNEKMDPNTVLFEGCDYNHWLIVMDYPQTNRPPAEEMVRAYEETCAKGLNISVEEAKQKMYACSTTTYTGFQVVMSEEESQKFEGLPGVIFVLPDSYIDPQNKEYGGDKYVNGTIYPRPPPVHHGRQQGRYHDRNRNPDPPRYNGQGPTPNQQGNPSYNLKGPMQDRGNYGPSQTYGSQRQGDNRGPLPVNTPGGRDAYQPGRDPVPSYQGNYNQAGQQNYHPQEQRNFPEGDQRNYAPPGPVGFRRDDRNYVPPQTETHGQGLGGFQGQGTAGAYGQGPSSGVYGQGPNSGVYGQGPNSGVYGQGPNSGAYGQGPNSGAYGQGPNSGAYGQEGPRSGAYGQEGQRSGAFGQGPSSGAFGQGPSSGPFGQVTEVTASGNGQCYPGYGGDQRFSQGEQRNVQGEQSNYAPTGQTGIEQVRDPLFSN; translated from the exons ATGGCGCTGAGCTCTCTTCGAATCCGCCGAACCCTCTGCGCCCTCTCAAACCTCCATCGCACTCTTTCTGCAACCTCTGCACTGTCATTTTCACACGCTTCTTCCTCTCCTCTGCTCAATGGCCCCACCTCAGCACAATCTCCTGTATCGCACCCGAAATCCTGGACCCTCCTCCTCCATTCTCGGACGTTCAGGTCGTCCTCGCTCTCTTCTGCTCGATCGGCGCCGTACGACAACAACCAAAACGAGAAGATGGAccccaatacggtactgttcgAAGGGTGCGATTACAACCACTGGCTCATTGTCATGGATTACCCGCAAACCAACCGGCCTCCGGCTGAGGAGATGGTCAGAGCTTATGAGGAAACCTGTGCTAAAGGCTTGAACATCAG TGTGGAAGAGGCAAAACAGAAGATGTATGCTTGTAGCACTACAACATACACAGGCTTTCAGGTCGTAATGTCTGAGGAAGAGTCACAGAAGTTCGAAG GTTTACCTGGAGTTATTTTTGTGTTGCCAGATTCTTACATTGACCCACAAAACAAGGAATATGGAG GAGACAAATACGTCAATGGTACAATCTATCCAAGACCACCCCCAGTTCATCATGGAAGACAGCAGGGGAGATACCACGATCGTAACAGAAATCCTGACCCACCAAGATACAATGGGCAAGGACCGACGCCTAATCAGCAAGGGAATCCCTCCTATAATCTGAAGGGGCCTATGCAAGATAGAGGGAACTATGGGCCTTCACAAACTTATGGCTCACAAAGACAAGGAGATAATAGAGGCCCTTTACCAGTGAATACCCCTGGAGGGAGGGATGCATATCAGCCAGGGAGGGATCCAGTACCTTCATATCAGGGCAATTATAACCAAGCGGGGCAGCAAAATTATCATCCCCAAGAACAAAGGAACTTCCCAGAAGGAGATCAGAGGAATTATGCCCCTCCTGGTCCGGTGGGATTTAGGCGAGATGATAGGAATTATGTTCCCCCACAAACTGAAACTCATGGACAAGGTTTGGGTGGATTTCAAGGCCAGGGAACAGCTGGAGCTTATGGGCAAGGACCGAGCTCAGGAGTTTATGGGCAAGGACCGAACTCAGGAGTTTATGGGCAAGGACCGAACTCCGGAGTTTATGGGCAAGGACCGAACTCCGGAGCTTATGGGCAAGGACCGAACTCCGGAGCTTATGGGCAAGGACCGAACTCCGGAGCTTATGGGCAAGAAGGACCGAGGTCCGGAGCTTATGGGCAAGAAGGACAGAGGTCCGGAGCCTTTGGCCAAGGACCGAGCTCCGGAGCATTTGGCCAAGGACCGAGCTCCGGACCCTTTGGTCAAGTAACAGAAGTAACAGCTTCTGGTAATGGGCAGTGCTACCCTGGGTACGGTGGAGATCAGAGGTTTTCACAAGGGGAGCAGAGGAACGTGCAAGGTGAACAAAGCAACTATGCACCCACAGGACAGACAGGAATTGAGCAAGTAAGAGATCCACTGTTTAGTAATTGA
- the LOC117615744 gene encoding multiple organellar RNA editing factor 1, mitochondrial isoform X2: MALSSLRIRRTLCALSNLHRTLSATSALSFSHASSSPLLNGPTSAQSPVSHPKSWTLLLHSRTFRSSSLSSARSAPYDNNQNEKMDPNTVLFEGCDYNHWLIVMDYPQTNRPPAEEMVRAYEETCAKGLNISVEEAKQKMYACSTTTYTGFQVVMSEEESQKFEGLPGVIFVLPDSYIDPQNKEYGGDKYVNGTIYPRPPPVHHGRQQGRYHDRNRNPDPPRYNGQGPTPNQQGNPSYNLKGPMQDRGNYGPSQTYGSQRQGDNRGPLPVNTPGGRDAYQPGRDPVPSYQGNYNQAGQQNYHPQEQRNFPEGDQRNYAPPGPVGFRRDDRNYVPPQTETHGQGLGGFQGQGTAGAYGQGPSSGVYGQGPNSGVYGQGPNSGVYGQGPNSGAYGQGPNSGAYGQGPNSGAYGQEGPRSGAYGQEGQRSGAFGQGPSSGAFGQGPSSGPFGQVTEVTASGNGQCYPGYGGDQRFSQGEQRNVQGEQSNYAPTGQTGIEQGRY, encoded by the exons ATGGCGCTGAGCTCTCTTCGAATCCGCCGAACCCTCTGCGCCCTCTCAAACCTCCATCGCACTCTTTCTGCAACCTCTGCACTGTCATTTTCACACGCTTCTTCCTCTCCTCTGCTCAATGGCCCCACCTCAGCACAATCTCCTGTATCGCACCCGAAATCCTGGACCCTCCTCCTCCATTCTCGGACGTTCAGGTCGTCCTCGCTCTCTTCTGCTCGATCGGCGCCGTACGACAACAACCAAAACGAGAAGATGGAccccaatacggtactgttcgAAGGGTGCGATTACAACCACTGGCTCATTGTCATGGATTACCCGCAAACCAACCGGCCTCCGGCTGAGGAGATGGTCAGAGCTTATGAGGAAACCTGTGCTAAAGGCTTGAACATCAG TGTGGAAGAGGCAAAACAGAAGATGTATGCTTGTAGCACTACAACATACACAGGCTTTCAGGTCGTAATGTCTGAGGAAGAGTCACAGAAGTTCGAAG GTTTACCTGGAGTTATTTTTGTGTTGCCAGATTCTTACATTGACCCACAAAACAAGGAATATGGAG GAGACAAATACGTCAATGGTACAATCTATCCAAGACCACCCCCAGTTCATCATGGAAGACAGCAGGGGAGATACCACGATCGTAACAGAAATCCTGACCCACCAAGATACAATGGGCAAGGACCGACGCCTAATCAGCAAGGGAATCCCTCCTATAATCTGAAGGGGCCTATGCAAGATAGAGGGAACTATGGGCCTTCACAAACTTATGGCTCACAAAGACAAGGAGATAATAGAGGCCCTTTACCAGTGAATACCCCTGGAGGGAGGGATGCATATCAGCCAGGGAGGGATCCAGTACCTTCATATCAGGGCAATTATAACCAAGCGGGGCAGCAAAATTATCATCCCCAAGAACAAAGGAACTTCCCAGAAGGAGATCAGAGGAATTATGCCCCTCCTGGTCCGGTGGGATTTAGGCGAGATGATAGGAATTATGTTCCCCCACAAACTGAAACTCATGGACAAGGTTTGGGTGGATTTCAAGGCCAGGGAACAGCTGGAGCTTATGGGCAAGGACCGAGCTCAGGAGTTTATGGGCAAGGACCGAACTCAGGAGTTTATGGGCAAGGACCGAACTCCGGAGTTTATGGGCAAGGACCGAACTCCGGAGCTTATGGGCAAGGACCGAACTCCGGAGCTTATGGGCAAGGACCGAACTCCGGAGCTTATGGGCAAGAAGGACCGAGGTCCGGAGCTTATGGGCAAGAAGGACAGAGGTCCGGAGCCTTTGGCCAAGGACCGAGCTCCGGAGCATTTGGCCAAGGACCGAGCTCCGGACCCTTTGGTCAAGTAACAGAAGTAACAGCTTCTGGTAATGGGCAGTGCTACCCTGGGTACGGTGGAGATCAGAGGTTTTCACAAGGGGAGCAGAGGAACGTGCAAGGTGAACAAAGCAACTATGCACCCACAGGACAGACAGGAATTGAGCAA GGGAG